Proteins encoded together in one Entomobacter blattae window:
- a CDS encoding APC family permease: protein MPEEKVLAKIQSVNTSGSLGKKERRPLTVFSLVTIGVACLTPLTVFDTFGIISRITHGHVPLAYLLATACILLTAISYGQMARLFPHAGSAYGYVSQVCGSRIGFFVGWATLLDYIMLPLINVLLESIYLHALFPALSQWIWIIGMAFLITLINMFPIGYLTKISFLLAYTPLVFMALFILLVMQKTGQTHTLWTIAPLWNGSFSLLPVIGGAAVVVFSFLGFDALTTMTSEVGNPARDIPRAIVITVCVGGAIFFCASWFIQLYYPDNSQFKHPTQAMPEIVLYVGGRLFQSFFLCGIFFNCIASSIASHAATARLVYIMSQDHIFPIRPLSYLHPRYKTPMWCVGLVGISSLGGMFFSLDVAVSLISFGALVAFTAVNFSVLMRMGIERKGKKGKIWVYTALFPLLGIVSLLFLWSNIERNAFILGLVWSGIGCVWMAALWCWARFLPSR from the coding sequence TTGCCAGAAGAAAAAGTGCTTGCAAAAATTCAATCCGTAAACACTTCAGGTTCATTGGGAAAGAAGGAGAGGCGCCCGCTTACAGTCTTCTCTCTTGTCACAATCGGAGTGGCCTGCCTTACACCGTTAACGGTTTTTGATACATTTGGAATTATTTCTCGCATAACCCATGGTCATGTTCCATTGGCTTATTTGCTGGCTACGGCTTGTATTTTGCTTACGGCCATAAGCTATGGGCAAATGGCGCGCCTTTTTCCCCATGCGGGTTCGGCCTATGGGTATGTTAGTCAGGTTTGTGGCTCACGGATAGGCTTCTTTGTGGGCTGGGCCACCTTGCTGGACTATATTATGCTGCCTTTGATTAACGTTTTGCTGGAGAGCATCTACCTCCATGCCTTATTTCCGGCTCTATCGCAGTGGATATGGATTATCGGCATGGCTTTCCTTATTACCCTGATTAATATGTTTCCAATTGGGTATTTAACCAAAATCAGCTTTTTGCTTGCTTATACACCTCTCGTGTTTATGGCTCTGTTTATTCTGCTGGTTATGCAAAAAACAGGACAAACCCACACTTTATGGACAATCGCTCCCTTGTGGAATGGCAGCTTTTCCTTGCTGCCTGTTATAGGGGGGGCTGCGGTTGTGGTGTTCTCCTTTTTGGGGTTTGATGCCCTCACCACTATGACCAGTGAAGTGGGAAATCCAGCAAGGGATATCCCTCGGGCCATTGTTATTACTGTCTGTGTGGGGGGGGCGATCTTTTTTTGCGCCTCATGGTTTATCCAGCTCTATTACCCCGATAACAGCCAGTTTAAACACCCTACCCAGGCTATGCCGGAAATTGTGCTTTACGTGGGGGGCAGGCTGTTTCAGTCTTTTTTCCTCTGTGGCATATTTTTTAATTGTATCGCCTCTTCCATTGCCTCGCATGCTGCAACGGCAAGGCTTGTGTATATTATGAGTCAGGATCATATCTTTCCTATCCGGCCGTTATCTTATCTGCATCCGCGTTATAAAACCCCCATGTGGTGTGTGGGGCTTGTGGGGATTTCCTCCTTAGGAGGGATGTTTTTTTCGTTGGATGTTGCTGTCTCTCTTATAAGTTTTGGAGCTCTTGTGGCCTTTACAGCCGTTAACTTTTCAGTTCTGATGCGGATGGGGATTGAGAGGAAAGGCAAGAAAGGCAAGATATGGGTCTATACAGCGCTATTTCCTCTTTTGGGCATTGTTTCTTTGTTGTTTTTATGGAGTAATATAGAAAGAAACGCCTTTATTCTAGGGCTAGTGTGGAGTGGAATTGGCTGTGTGTGGATGGCAGCCTTATGGTGCTGGGCAAGATTTTTGCCATCCCGTTGA
- a CDS encoding NAD(P)/FAD-dependent oxidoreductase, producing the protein MSIQKPTLLGQADFSITGYTSAEEWSCQVKEGRIQDGHTIPNYYEATVTPWIAQPTLEEDVQADVVVVGGGLLGVSAALHLARAGVDVALIERKHIGSGASGRNGGQLTPGLARWEAEKLITQFSEEEAKRLWRFSSFEAMDLIDSLTAEYGFEVDRHHGHITAAIHPGHIQTLEKGREARIYLGDDVARVMDREEIQNHVHSPLYFGGLYDPLGGHLHPLAFVRGLAYAFVKEGGRIFENSVVQAVEKTENGFVVKTPHGQARAKKAVILGVHHATSGLLGQILPTTMPLYSYVGLTAPVEGLADSLMPTHKAVYDTSFQIDYFRPVNANCFIFGGEGTGGQLAPEQVKSYLEGRLATIFPQQKEWDFQCLWSGKTDLTCNGAVDCRKEYEGEAASLYAVHGWSGHGIAQTVRIGQAISDDFLGKTDDFALLSSIRHFPIPFAEQISPFVIPLVKSWARVNSYVSPGKMISF; encoded by the coding sequence GTGTCTATTCAGAAGCCAACCCTGTTAGGGCAGGCAGATTTTTCGATTACCGGTTACACCTCAGCAGAGGAGTGGTCCTGCCAAGTTAAAGAGGGCAGGATACAAGATGGTCATACCATTCCCAATTATTATGAAGCCACTGTTACCCCTTGGATCGCCCAGCCCACCCTTGAGGAAGACGTGCAGGCCGATGTGGTGGTGGTCGGTGGTGGCCTATTGGGGGTTTCTGCGGCTTTGCATCTGGCCAGGGCAGGGGTAGATGTGGCTTTAATCGAAAGAAAGCATATTGGCAGTGGGGCGTCGGGTCGTAATGGGGGGCAGCTCACCCCAGGGCTTGCCCGCTGGGAGGCTGAAAAGCTTATTACCCAGTTTTCAGAAGAGGAGGCCAAGCGCCTGTGGCGTTTTTCCTCTTTTGAAGCCATGGACCTTATTGATAGCCTAACAGCTGAGTACGGGTTTGAGGTTGATCGGCATCATGGGCATATCACAGCTGCTATTCACCCAGGTCATATCCAGACTTTGGAAAAAGGGAGAGAGGCACGCATCTATTTGGGCGATGACGTTGCACGGGTCATGGATCGGGAAGAAATTCAAAACCATGTTCATTCCCCTCTCTATTTTGGAGGTCTGTATGACCCGCTTGGGGGGCATTTGCACCCTCTGGCTTTTGTGCGAGGGCTAGCTTACGCCTTTGTAAAGGAAGGTGGCCGAATTTTTGAAAATAGCGTCGTGCAGGCGGTAGAGAAAACAGAGAACGGGTTTGTAGTGAAAACACCCCATGGCCAGGCCCGCGCTAAAAAAGCGGTGATTTTAGGGGTGCATCATGCAACATCGGGCCTGTTGGGCCAGATTTTGCCAACCACTATGCCCCTTTATAGTTATGTAGGGTTAACCGCACCGGTGGAAGGGTTGGCCGATAGCCTGATGCCCACTCATAAAGCCGTGTATGATACGAGTTTCCAGATTGATTATTTCCGTCCTGTCAATGCCAATTGCTTTATTTTTGGGGGGGAAGGAACGGGTGGCCAGCTGGCTCCTGAGCAGGTCAAATCTTATCTAGAGGGGCGTCTGGCTACGATATTTCCCCAACAGAAAGAGTGGGATTTCCAGTGTTTATGGAGTGGAAAGACCGACTTAACCTGTAATGGTGCTGTGGATTGCCGGAAAGAATATGAAGGTGAAGCCGCCTCTCTCTATGCTGTGCATGGTTGGAGCGGTCATGGTATTGCCCAAACCGTACGGATTGGGCAAGCCATTAGCGATGATTTTCTGGGAAAGACTGACGATTTTGCCTTGCTTTCTTCCATCCGGCATTTTCCCATACCGTTTGCCGAGCAGATCTCTCCCTTTGTGATCCCATTGGTCAAATCCTGGGCGCGGGTGAATTCCTATGTTTCGCCAGGGAAGATGATTTCCTTCTAG
- a CDS encoding LbetaH domain-containing protein has protein sequence MKSFSGLANYLLHNQPIIGPYARIRPELKVKEGAPIGNFVEIKSAHIAEKTKIHHLSSLLKAFAEEARGQSKRQPHEGDFVGECRFLRDARRLRTHRDRKRVTEIF, from the coding sequence ATGAAATCCTTTAGTGGTCTTGCAAATTATCTTCTCCATAACCAGCCCATTATAGGACCTTATGCCCGTATTCGCCCCGAGTTAAAAGTGAAAGAGGGAGCACCTATTGGCAATTTTGTAGAAATTAAAAGTGCTCATATCGCTGAGAAAACAAAAATCCATCATCTCAGCTCTCTGTTGAAGGCCTTTGCTGAAGAGGCTAGAGGGCAGTCTAAGCGGCAACCGCACGAAGGCGATTTTGTAGGGGAGTGCCGCTTTTTGAGAGACGCTAGGCGATTACGAACTCATAGGGACAGAAAAAGGGTTACTGAGATTTTTTGA
- a CDS encoding SDR family NAD(P)-dependent oxidoreductase: protein MRFTNKVIIVTGGASGIGKASVEQFCTEGGSVVIADKNRTEGEALAKNLQGRERKVSFFEIDVTDEQQNRKLLEHTLSYFGQLDIIFANAGIAADGPIAELSLEQWQKTIDINLTGVYLLNRVAIEYWLEKKREGVIVNCGSIHSWVGKSGLTAYSAAKGGVKLLTETLAIDYAAKGIRVNAVCPGYIETPLLSFLKPEEKEKVKAMHPIGRLGKPEEVANVVTFLASDEASFVNGASILVDGGYVAQ from the coding sequence ATGAGATTTACAAACAAAGTTATTATTGTTACCGGTGGTGCCAGTGGTATTGGCAAAGCCTCGGTAGAGCAATTCTGCACCGAAGGTGGCAGTGTTGTTATTGCCGATAAAAACCGCACCGAGGGCGAGGCCCTGGCCAAAAACTTGCAGGGCAGGGAAAGAAAAGTTTCCTTTTTTGAGATCGACGTCACAGACGAGCAGCAAAACCGTAAACTACTAGAGCATACCCTTTCCTATTTTGGGCAGCTGGATATTATTTTTGCCAATGCGGGTATTGCTGCAGATGGCCCCATTGCTGAACTTTCCCTTGAGCAGTGGCAAAAAACCATCGATATTAATCTTACCGGTGTCTACCTTCTTAACCGTGTTGCCATAGAATACTGGCTGGAGAAAAAAAGAGAGGGCGTTATTGTGAATTGTGGCTCTATCCATAGCTGGGTTGGCAAGTCTGGCTTGACAGCCTACAGTGCTGCTAAGGGGGGTGTAAAATTGCTCACGGAAACCCTAGCTATTGATTATGCGGCCAAAGGGATTCGGGTTAATGCCGTCTGCCCTGGTTACATAGAAACCCCTTTGCTGTCCTTCCTAAAGCCAGAAGAGAAGGAAAAGGTTAAAGCCATGCATCCTATTGGACGACTCGGCAAACCCGAAGAAGTTGCCAATGTGGTAACCTTTTTAGCCAGTGATGAGGCCAGCTTTGTCAATGGAGCCTCTATTCTTGTTGATGGGGGATATGTCGCCCAGTAA